tacatatagatatatatatatatatatatatatatatatatatatatatatagggacCTAAAAGAGTTTATacatataatgatttaaaatatataatatattaaaagaattaaataaatagtatgcaaaaacaatttataataaacaataaataggaaacttaaaacaaataataataaaggaaaccctattttaaaatgataaaaaaataaaataaatggactaGGGACGATCATGAAACCAAATCGAATCTGGGGTTTTAATTGCAAAACCATAAACAGTCACTTAGGGATTAAAATGGCGCCGACAAAGAAAGAAGGACTAATTGGGCAATATACCCCAGTCCTAGAGTGCAATGTTCCAGCGCAGAGGACTATATATGGTCAAAGGACCTGATTGGAGCAGAAATAAAGTTTGCGGCCCAAATCGAAAAGAAATAAGAAGTTGGATTGCACTTCCACGCAAGATGGAGGgactaaatgcataaattaccCATTAAGGCAAAGCATGAGCAGATTCTCCCCACCAAATGGCGCCGTTTCACTTATCcccatttaaaacaaaaaaaaaatttataacttcattttatcagtgttttaaagaaaaaaattgaacctATCCTCTCCCTTTCAGGGTTCCCAGCAGCCAAACATGGCCCACGCCGGCGAGCGGCGGTTCCAAAGGCCAAAGCTCCTTCACGAGCGGTGGTCGGAGCGAGAAAAGGAGGGCTTTTTAACCCCGTTCTCGACCTCCACCTTAAGGCCCGGTCCTCCAGAGCAAACAAGCCAAAACAAGGAGAAACCTTTCGTCTCCTTCTCGGTCCGATTCCAACACCAAAGATGGTCTCCGGCGACGGGCTTTCGAGACCGGTAAGtgtcccttttctttctttttcgttttgtttttttagtttaaaagagtagtaaaaaaaacagaaaatagaagaatatataaaaaaaattaagaacagagaaagaaatttggagtcaaccttttcaatttttcttttttgatctgcttttttatatttttttctacaaGGTTATTTtagtggcttttatagccacgATTACACTGTTAGTCCATGTTACTGCTTGctatttttttctatgttttgcttttgtttctGTCTTCTCTTTGCCATTTCTGTGCTGCTTCTTTTGGTCTTTTTTACAGGTGTCAGGGGTCAACGGAGAGGATTTCTATTTTGGTGCCAATGGAGGCTGGGTAGGCCTCGGGACGAGGCATGGGCGTTGGGCCCGAGGAGGAGCGGCGCAAAGGAgagggaaccctagggttccctggTGCTGCTTCATCCTTTGGGGCCTATTGGGCCGTCGGGCTTTGGGCTTGTAACTTGGGTCTTGGGCCCtttgtaatttttgggtttgtttGGGTTTGTTTGGGTTTGATTTGGGCCCGGACGGAAAATGGGCCGTACAatgagaacagagcaaagactaagaaaggcCTATTTTGCCCGATCTTGCCAAATCTTGATTTCTTGGCACCTTTCTTCTTCAGTAGCCTCCTTCCCCTCCACTAGGTCTTGTTGCTTTGATCTATTCCACTGCTCTTCAGAAGGATCTGACTTGTAACTTCGATCTTCTTTgcagcaacttcagggggacaATGTTTGTGgtcttagtctgctccactgtaactctagggagataagactggatgcgatttGTTCTACTATTGCttggagagataagatctacaatcttcaacctactccactgctgctcaaggagataggattggtttcttttgtctgctccgctactacttagggagataagacttgatgcgatctactccactactgcttaggaagagaagatctacaatcttcaacctactccactgctgctaagggagataggactaatgcTTTCGATCAGGGGGATAAGATAGTGTCTTCAATCttctccgctgtaatctcagggagataagatctctggcttcaatctgttccactgtaacctcagggagataagatctgaaatcctTCGGTCTGCTCCATTGTaatatcagggagataagatctgatgcgatctactctactgtaaattcagagagataagatcctttattttaatccgctccactgtaactttagggagataggatagtgtcttcgatctgctccgctgtaaactcaggaagataagatttctggcttcaatctgctccactataacctcaggaagataagatctgaaattcttcggtctactccactgtaacctcagggagataagacttgtatatTCAACTTgccccactgtaacttcagggagataaggtttgtggcTCCGATCTACTCctctgtaatctcagggagataagacttaatgcgatctgctccactgtaatctcagggagataagatctctaATATTCACCggtctgttctctagggaacatggcctgtataatgaacctaattatgcctaatgattaggatggcagatcaaaaatgaatcaaatgctcctaactagacatgtgtgaatggtgtttgcatgaatgcagaattttatatttccgagaatgatctcgcttaggttgtcattactcgaagtttattaaagctttgtgactgacgtgtTACAGCACCCTTTttgcttgactggcttttctgatAAAACATTTAGCCAAGTTGtccccactgtaaaccttaaaatttaatccatttggGCGCACAATTTGTGCCATCATTATCCCACTGCAATCCAATGGTAAAAATATGCGGCTTTCATCTCAATCCTATCTTATCAGAaatcaaggatacaggatctaaatcgttctggtttcttacaccattctcaaGGTGTCGTATTCATgtgcaaatgaaggctctcttttctaaggtaacctcttcctattgcctgatggtcattgcttgcttgtttgtgtaagctttgtcaccaacatggcGTTTTGTCAATCAACGTATTTGAcaacaaaaatccaaagagaaagtctaaatttagactattccttcccaaatttccaacctttaaatttggtgcattctaaacaatagtcctgcttCAGGCTcctttattatttagaaacttttcagagtaatatgcaaaacttcctttgtgaaagttttattagtccatacaacatatttgcaaaagggtcataacaatggataagaataaagctGGTTCTGATCAtaaatcaaaaagaaataaaacatcgaAGATAGTGAAAGAAAGATAACAAAGAAGTGGATTGAGAATGTGTATCTTAGCAAAAAGAAAAACGTATTTTCaagaatatacatataaatagaATAAGAATTAGGTGCCCCAGTtatcgcagcttgaatttctctgtacaaactttctgaagaccattcagagtttgacatgtgtttaggagatctgcaATACTCTGTCAATGCTCCAAGACGTCGCATATCATTTCTTGTTGGTTCGGGTAAAGCAAGATCTTCACATGCCcctgatcaaaatttgatctGCTCAAATCACCTTATGCCCCAACTCGATCAATACTTGAGCCACCCTTTCCGGGTTTTCGACTTAAGCCCCCTTTGgcctcaaggtgccctttgcgggttttcaccctGGCCTCtccaaggttttttttttggggaagcaaagcgccctttgcgggttttcactttggttctCTTTcctttcaagtgaaatatttcttgtgAGTCTGCGTTCTGAGGTTTGGCAAACTTTTGCCATCCATCTCACATAGGATTAAAGCCCCAGgaaaatgccttctttacaacataggaccttcccaatttggcatccattttcctctcgAATCCTTTTGCATGGGGAGAATCTTTTTTAGCACCAAGTCTCCTTCACGAAACTCTCTGGGGCGGACCTTTTtattataggctcgcatcattcgtttctggtacatttgcCCATGACGAATAGCTCTAAGCCTCTTTTCTTCtattaggttcaactgatcgtaCCGAGATTGGACCCAATCGGCTTCGTCCAACTGCAGTTCAGATAGTACCCGTAGAGAggggatttcaacttcaatgggtaatacCGCCTCCATTCCATATACCAGAGAAAAAGGTGTTGCTCCGGTAGAAGTTCTAACAGATGTTCGATAGGCAAGGAGAGCAAATgctaacttctcatgccaatccttgtaagtttcagtcattttccccacgatccttttgatgttcttattagccgcctccactgcaccattcatttttggacgatatgGCGATGAGTTAtgatgtttgattttaaattggatGCAAACCTCAGCTATTGtgctattattcaaatttaacgcATTGTGGGATATAATTttctcaggcattccatatcgacaaataatctctttcttcaagaatttgctaactgCTGACTTCATGACATTTGCgtatgaagcagcctctacccatttggtaaagtaatcaatgaccacaaagatgaagcgatgcccattagaagcctttggtgatattggcccaataacatccataccccacatggaaaaCGACCAAGGAGAGGTCATGACGTGAAGAGGTAAAGGAGGCGCATGTATTTTGTCTCCGTAAATTTGGCATTTGTGGCATTTCTTGGCGTAATCTATACAATCTCCTTCCAGGGTGGGccaatagtacccaaatctcatgatttgtctGGCCATCATAAAACCATTGGCGTGCGTCCTACAAATACCCTCATGTACTTCCTCCAATATTTTCTTGGCTTCCACGgcatccacacatcttaacaATACTTGATCCTTCCTTCTTTTGTATAACACTTCCCCATCTAGGACATATTCGATGGCTATTCTTCTCAGagttcttttgtcattctctGTCGCTTGATTGGGGTACTCCCGATCCTTCACGTACTGTAGGATATTCTGATACCAAGGACAATCATCTTTTCCCTCCTCTTCAATATTGCAGCAATGAGCTGGGGTCTCATAGATACTCATCTGAATAGGCCTCATTGCCTCGAGTCTATTCACCTGAATCATCGAAGCTAGAGTAGCTAATGCGTCAGCCATCTGGTTTTcctctcgtgggagataacagaatGTGATATCATCAAACTCACCAGCCAATTCGAGAACTAGTTTTCTATAATCAATTAGCTTAGGGTCCCTagtttcccattccccttttagttggtatatcaccaatgcagAATCCCCATATACTCTTAGCACTTTAATGTTTCGTTCAATGGCTGCACGAATGcccataatacatgcttcatatttTGCCATATTATTAGTACAATCGAAGTCCAACTTGCTAGCaacaggataatgatctccatttGGGGATACCAAGAttgccccaattccattacccGTAGCATTCgaagctccatcaaaatttaaccTTCATACGCTGCCCATTTGAGGATTCTCTTTAGTGTTCGCCACATACTTCAAGTCCTCATTTGGAAAGTCGAAGTTCAAAGACTCATAGTCTTCCAAGGCTCTACTAGCTAAGAAGTCAGCTATCGCACTTCCCTTtatggccttctgacttacatatactatgtcaaattcTGAGAGAAGGatctgccatctagccattctcccgTTTAAAGCAGTAgattccatcatatactttaaaggatccaactttgaaatcagccaagtcgtatgatacaacatatacTACCTTAGTCTTCGGGTTGCCCAGATTAAAGcgcaacacaacttctcaattgaTGAGTATCTCATTTCGCAATCAGtaaatttcttgctgagatagtatattagcttttctttctttcccgtctcatcatgttggcctaatacgcatcccatggaattcTCCAACACTGTTAGATATAATATCAATGGCCTATCTGGACTTGGTGGCGATAAGACTGGAGTATTAACCAAGTACTGCTTTATCTTATCGAAAGCTCTCTGGCATTCTTCATCCCATTCACCCGGATTATGCTTCTTTAAGAGACGAAATACCGGATCACATTTCTCCGTCAGTTGTGAGatgaatcgagcaatgtaattcaatctccctaggaaacctcgaacttcctTTTGCGTGCGCGGGGgaggtaaatctcgtattgcttttactttgtctgggtcaaccTCAATCCCTTTTTTGCTAACTATGAAGCCTAATAACTTCCCTGATCTGGCTCCAAATGTGCATTTTGCTGGgttaagcttgagctgaaatttcctcaatctcaaaaataactttttcaaGACTTGAACATGCTCTTCTTCCGTTCTAGACTTCGCAATCATATCATCCACATAGACTTCGATctccttgtgcatcatgtcgTGAAACAAAGTCACCATagctctttgatatgttgctcccgcattTTTCAATCCGAAGGGCATTACcttgtaacaaaatgttcccTATAAggtaatgaatgtggttttcctcatgtcttcaggatgcatctttatttgattgtacccagagaagccatccatgaaagaaaacaatgaatagCCCGCCGTGTTATCTACCAAGGTATTAATATGAGGCAGtggaaaattatcttttggacTCGCCTTGTTCAAATCCCTATAATCCACACATATTCGTACCTTTCCATCTTTCTTGGGAACAGGGACGATGTTTGCTACCCAATCCGAATACTTGACCTCTTGTAAGAATCCAGCGTCGAATTGCCTTTTGagttcttcttttattttcaacacaatATCAGGTCTCATTCTCCTGACCTTCTACTGAACGGGTTTACAATCTTCTTTTATGGGCAGACGATGCACAACAATGTTAGTGCTTAGCCCGGGCATATCTTGGTACGACCAcgcgaaaacatctttgaacttTCGGACCAAATTAATGAGGTCTTGTTTTGTCTTTGCAGTGATTTCAAtgccaattttcacctcttttccatCCTCTAGGCTCACGATTTCTAATAATTCCCcatgaggtaggatctgtttatccTCTTCTTCCACCATTCTTAGCAAGTCCGGAGACACACCATAATCTTCGTCATTTTCAAAATCGTGAGATCCCTCCAAACACATTTCTTGCTCAAAAATAGACTCCGTGTTTGAAGCAGCatcactcatgtcgttgatatctgaAGACCTATGAAGGCATACCAAAGAATATACCAAgaacatataaatttatgaatgaatatttgtgcaaaagagttacaaatgaaagaattatttataagacaattaatcaaatggaaaatatttatttatatgtaaaggAAAAAAGTGACTGATCGAGATGAATGTAgatatgtatttcattaaaatgatgatatttaggcccaaagcctatttcacaaaagattTCATATCGTTCCTAGGCCAAAACAACAGGAATGTTTTGAGCATTACTCTGAATAAGCCCTAaagactacagggatttcttcagcagtccaattgtttagctcgcTCCCCGGCTCATAAGGGCGGATCTCCAACAAGGCCCTTTTTTCTGCTGCTTCCACAGTGTTGATATGAACATTTTCCAACATTCCTTCAATGCCTTTGCTACCGGACACTCCGCACTCAGAATGAATAAATCCTCCCGACACAAAGGATGTAGATATGTGGGGAAAGGTTAAAGGCTCCCACTTAGCTTCATATCCGCTCAAACGTGCCCTTCTTTTCTCTTGTCTcttctctatttctttctttttctgcttcatgtctggcttgtatcctaagccaaaactATCGAACTTTTCCTTCAACATTGGAGCTTCAATCATTCCCTGAAGATATTTTCCCAGTCCTTTCCCTAGTGCGGCTCCTCTTCCTACCATCAACCGCAACCCCATTTCGGTGGTCCTGGATATTTTCGGTATTGGAATTCTGCTTCCCTCGCAATAAACATCGCGTTCACAAATTCTAACGACCAAAAAGAACATTCCAGTGCATCATCGTTGATGTCCACATAAGGTGCATCACTGGTCATCATTGCGATAATATCTTCCTCTGCATCTATTGTTACCAACCGACCCTCCGATACCAACTTCACcttctgatgtaatgatgaagGTACTGCCCCCGATGAGTGTATCCACGGTCTTCCCAATAAAAAGTTGTAGGAAGGCCTAATATCCATTACCAAGAAGTCCACCTCATAAGTGATTGGGCCAATCCTTAACGGTACCTCAATTCTCCCCATAACCTTCTTTTCCgttccatcaaatgcccttactatacTCTGGCATGCTTTCATGTGCGAACTGTCCACCGGTAATCGACCAAGAGTGGATAGAGGCAATACATTCAGTACAGATCCATTATCAACCAGGGCTCCCGGGAGTGTGTATCCTTTGCATCGGACAGTAACGTGCAGGGAACCCCTTCCTCCAGATGGTATTTCgtcatcattgaagaagataaaattgtcagcGCCTATGTTGTTGATCAACCGATCTAGCTTGTTTACCGATATATCGTCGGCCACATATGTTTCGTTTAGTACCTTCAGAAGCGCATTCCGATGTATTTCTGAGCTTAGAAGTAAAGCTAATACAGAAATGCGGGCTGGTTGTTTGTACAGTTGCTCCACAACACTGTATTCACTGTGCTTCAGAAACTTTAAAAACTCTTTTGCCTCATCttcttttattggttcattAACCAATGGCTCAACTCCTGctgcttttcttttcctctgtTCTTTCTTCCAATTCTCTTCCCTGGACGACTTTGCTTGAGTGTCATATCGTTTCCTATTGCGTGTGTAAAACCTATTTCCTGGCTTTCTTCCGCTTCTTTTCCCAAGATGGTCACATTGCACCCATAATTCCACGGCACCATTTTGCTATCCTTATACAAGAAATTTGATGGTTTTTGAATTACAACTTTCGGTGTTACCTGAGCCCTAGTTTCATTACCCTTAGGGCGTGAGATAACGACCACAGGATGATTTATTTTGGAGTTCTGTTCTCGACTGTCGGCGCATATGCTCCTCCTTTCTTCCGCCTCTTCATAAAACGTcatctccttgttatccatcatgctTTGAACCAAAGCCCTGAATCCTTCACATTCTTAGATTTCGTGccctgttttatggtggaattcaTAATAATTTCCCAGCTCGTACCCTtcctcaaaatttgaaataactaACCCTCTCTTTGCCATCTCTTTCCAGACCCGTTTCAACGGAGTTTTTACTTTAGCAATGTCAGACTTGACTTCTCCTCTCGTACCTTCGCTCACCATATTCACCCCCTTATCAGCGTGATTAGGTAACAGATTTTCTGCGTTAGGTGAGTCGTCAAGTTTAACAACACCTAATTTGATAAGTCATTCCACTAACTTCTTGAAAGCTgtacaattttctattgagtgCCCTGAAATTCCCGCgtgataatcacattgtgcatTCGTGTCACACCATTTTGGATACGGGGGTTGTAGAGGACTCAAGTAACGAGGGGCAACAACATGTGCATTGAATAAAGTTTGATACAATTCCTTGTATGACATTGGGATTGGCGTGAATTGGGGCTTTTCAGTAGTTTGCCTAGCTCTCGACTCTTGTCTTGACGATCCCGGTTGATTAGTAACCGCTTTCTTTGGTTGATTCACAGTAATTGACCTACCGTAGGCATTCACattattcacttcattttctcttttcctcgggGTTGCCCTTCTATTATTTTCCCCTCCATCTATTCTTCCACTTTTAATGGCatgctcaatcatttcaccattcatgattatattcGAGAAATTCTTTGAAGTGCTTCCCAACATGTGAGTAatgaatggggccttcaatgtattaataaaaagcatcgtcatctttttttctaaaaacggTGGTTGTACCTGAACCGCCACCTCTCTCTACCTCTGCGCGTACTGTCTGAAGCTTTCgttcgattttttttctaaattctgCAGAGTTATCCTGTCAGGCATCATTTCCGAGACATGATCGTATTGTCTCATGAAAGCCTGTGCCAAATCTTTCCAAGTAGTAATTTTTGTTCTGCTCAGCTGATTATACCACTTTGACACCGCTCCTGTAAGGCTTTCCTGAaagcaatgtattaataattgatcattattaatatacccCGTCATTCTTCTgcaaaacatagtaatatgggcttctgggcaactggtcccgttatatttctcaaattccggcattttaaatttgtaaggtAGCACCAAGTCCGGAACCAAGCTCAGGTCTTTTGCGTCTATCCCATGATAGCTTTCAATGCTTTCTATTGCCCTAAACTTCTCTTctatccatttccatttctcctcaAGTTGTTTTGGAAGTTCCTCCTTCGCCTTGTCCTTTTCAGCAATCTCGTCAAGATCTGGGATAGCAATATTATTCGGGCTATCTCCAGGATTAGAGCCCGCCCCGGGTTGAAAATTCATTGGTATGGAAGCATCGCCTTGGAACTGCTGAGGCCTAACCGACACAGAGGGTCTTCGTGGATGCAGCTCAGTTTGAACCTGCGCGTGTGGAGGcgtgaaacctggaggataaaGTGGTTCGCTATTGTTTTCTTCCTCATTAACAACCACAGGTCCTTTCCCCTTATCTACTCCCTTCAATAATTGTGTCATCTTAGTTATCAGATCGTTTTGAGACTCCCGCATCTTTTGTTCTATGTCATGCTGAATCTTTTCTATCTGCTCCTTTATTTGCGCCTGCAACTggtcttgcatttccttttgaagtcGTTCTAGCTTTTCCAGCCTTTGGTCCATAATTTTTGACTTAGCTCGAGTGTCGTAACCTTGTTggttttccaggttaactgaaataattttattcgattAGGGTTCTTTAATGGtcattaatgcatatgatgtgatgcaatgcatgaaaagaatgcaaaaagaggcaGTGATTCTAATTCAACTTCATTAGAAAAAACTcaactagaaaacaaatttcttttacaTAAAGTGGATTACATATACGACTTTGCCTTTATGCTCAAAGCCTTAACTCTCCTAAGGAGCCAAGCTAACTTTCGACCCCGACTTGATTCCAATTCATATTTCAAACTCAATACATCGGCCTGAACTGCTAAAGTTTGcaaatgatcagctacttcCCGAATTTGAGATATAGCTTCACCCATCACGTAATCCCTATCTCTAATCTGATTTTGAGAATGGAGGAGCTGCTCTTGGCATTGTTCATTACGACTTTCAAGAAGTTCCTTTCGCGATTCAGAGCTTTGCAGTGCATCTTCAAGTTCtcctatttttttcttcaattcttcAATGTTATTAAAACTTACTTTTAGCTCGATCAGAGTTGCGACTACAGCACAAGTGAAGCGACCTTTCTAACTCCGCTACCCGATCTTTCAATCTTGCTTCTTCATTTTGGCATTCTAATAAACTTTTTTCCAATGCGCTTTCTCGAGCTCGGGCACCTTGAGATTTCTTTTCCCACTGATCAGTTTTGGTCCTTTCTTCCTCGATCTCCTGTTTCCATTGTTCCGATGTTTTCCCCAAACCCGCAGTTCGCATTGACAATCGTAGCCTCTTATAATCTGTTTTTAAACTATCTAAATCCTCTTCAGCCttattcttcccttttcttaaCTTTTCAGCTTCCAACTTGTGGATATCAACATCTAGTCCCAAACGTATCTTTTCCTCTTCCAGCTGTTCTATCCTCTTTCCAAACTCTGAACTTCTTTTTTCGAAGTCTTGCTTGATGATCTCTAGTTCTGAAGGGACTATTCATAAATGCTCTTCTATAGGACAACCACATTCTTCTCTTGGCTTTGGGATGTTATCGTCGATCCTCTTACTCTGCCACCCGTGATATTCGGGAGTTGTCGTTGCTCCTACGGTAATTCTTTTCATCCGGTGAATTCGTTTCCAAGCGTTAGACATCTCTCGAATCTTTCCCTTGTAGTTATTACCTTTATAAGAAAACTCACACTCGGTAGCCCTTGCGTTGCCGGTATGAACTACTTTGACTTATATTGTCTTAACACGAGCAAAGGGGCATATCCgacagctccccaaattccaagcaAAGGGACCCAGTCAAAGTCCCCACATCGGTACAAAATCTCGTCGGGCACCATCCAAGAAGCTCTCCATTCAACATATTCGTCTCGTAGATTATGAAGGATCGTCATCCACTTTTCCTCCGTGATGTCATTACGTCTTGGTGTTGCTGCTAATTCCTTCAAAGACGAGTAATTTTCTGAGAAAACTTGATAAGAAATCTTATCCACCTTCCAGAAGTGGCTGTGAAACCAAACCAACAGGAGTTGTGCACAACCAACGAATCTTCCCTCCCCCGTTCTTCGACATGCACTTAAAGACCTAAacgtttctgccaaaattgctgGAACGGATGTGACCCTCCTATCAAGTTGATCAGACAAATCTGTAACAGCTTCGTCTATATGCCCCAACACTTTAGGAAAAATAACCAGCCCATACATACTCAAAGCAAAAACATCAACCTTTTTCTTCGTATCCGGGTGTGCCAAAATCTGATCTCGCAAACTTTTCCAAGGGATACATCTATTTTCTCCCTTTTGTTTGATTCGTGCGGTGACCCATTGCTCACTTATTCTTGTAATTCTCGTTAACTTCTTTGTAAAAGTCGAAACATTAACAGTTCTAGAATAAACTTTATCCACTTGGATTCTTGGACAACGAAGTAAAGTTGTATACTCCTCCACAGTAGGCACCATGTCTACCTCCCCAAATGTGAAGCAGCTATAAGCGGAATTCCAAAATTGGGCCAAAGCTCGAAATAAATGTTCATCTCCATTGATGTCAAGCAAGTAGGGTAAATCACCATAATTATAGTAAAACAATTGTTTGACTTCATCCTCCCATTGAgcccaaatttctttcaactcctgAAGATTGTTCTGAGTCACATTGATGCTGGTGTAATCCCATAACTCTGCTGCAAACCCCATTGTCAGACTATCACCTTTCTTGAGTTGCGACTTTTCTGACCATATTCGGATAACCGCATTATCTTCCACCTTGCTAAGAAATTCACTTTCCATGATTGGCTTTTCTATCTAGTAATCGAATGTGAATCAACGCCTTTTACAATGAAATGCCATGCAGACAAAATGCCacgcaatcaaaacaaaataagttagtattaa
The window above is part of the Gossypium raimondii isolate GPD5lz chromosome 9, ASM2569854v1, whole genome shotgun sequence genome. Proteins encoded here:
- the LOC128032593 gene encoding uncharacterized protein LOC128032593 produces the protein MNGEMIEHAIKSGRIDGGENNRRATPRKRENEVNNVNAYGRSITVNQPKKAVTNQPGSSRQESRARQTTEKPQFTPIPMSYKELYQTLFNAHVVAPRYLSPLQPPYPKWCDTNAQCVVKLDDSPNAENLLPNHADKGVNMVSEGTRGEVKSDIAKVKTPLKRVWKEMAKRGALVQSMMDNKEMTFYEEAEERRSICADSREQNSKINHPVVVISRPKGNETRAQQNGAVELWVQCDHLGKRSGRKPGNRFYTRNRKRYDTQAKSSREENWKKEQRKRKAAGVEPLVNEPIKEDEAKEFLKFLKHSEYSVVEQLYKQPARISVLALLLSSEIHRNALLKVLNETYVADDISVNKLDRLINNIGADNFIFFNDDEIPSGGRGSLHVTVRCKGYTLPGALVDNGSVLNVLPLSTLGRLPVDSSHMKACQSIVRAFDGTEKKVMGRIEVPLRIGPITYEVDFLVMDIRPSYNFLLGRPWIHSSGAVPSSLHQKVKLVSEGRLVTIDAEEDIIAMMTSDAPYVDINDDALECSFWSLEFVNAMFIAREAEFQYRKYPGPPKWGCG
- the LOC128032594 gene encoding uncharacterized protein LOC128032594; protein product: MESEFLSKVEDNAVIRIWSEKSQLKKGDSLTMGFAAELWDYTSINVTQNNLQELKEIWAQWEDEVKQLFYYNYGDLPYLLDINGDEHLFRALAQFWNSAYSCFTFGEVDMVPTVEEYTTLLRCPRIQVDKVYSRTVNVSTFTKKLTRITRISEQWVTARIKQKGENRCIPWKSLRDQILAHPDTKKKVDVFALSMYGLVIFPKVLGHIDEAVTDLSDQLDRRVTSVPAILAETFRSLSACRRTGEGRFVGCAQLLLVWFHSHFWKVDKISYQVFSENYSSLKELAATPRRNDITEEKWMTILHNLRDEYVEWRASWMVPDEILYRCGDFDWVPLLGIWGAVGYAPLLVLRQYKSK